From a region of the Nonlabens dokdonensis DSW-6 genome:
- a CDS encoding chorismate-binding protein: MRILSQRDQKWHKTAPDNMTYGVFSKFENSEDQVFIPSEEYKEFKFKNSSNTSSKLLNATHLIDEKEKLRYANMVRKTVDMLKESTVQKVVLSRVESFTKRSSDLEILEALLNEYPAANCYFFHHPKVGKWMGATPEILAVIKGENLQTMSLAGTAVFNPNQDHVWGEKEIEEQKLVTDFIVENLKAKGVSHIKKSLVQTAQAGTLVHLKTDINALIDPSRKEDYIEALHPTPAVCGLPRDAAQKFIKDNEGYDRSFYTGYLGIVEEREASYYVNLRCMQLLDDEAYLYVGGGITAKSDPILEYEETVQKLFTMKSLL; this comes from the coding sequence GTGCGCATTCTCTCACAGCGAGATCAAAAATGGCATAAAACAGCACCTGACAACATGACTTATGGTGTTTTTTCAAAATTTGAAAATTCAGAAGATCAGGTTTTTATACCTTCTGAAGAGTATAAAGAATTTAAGTTTAAAAATTCAAGTAACACTTCTTCTAAGCTACTGAATGCAACTCATTTGATTGATGAAAAAGAGAAATTAAGGTATGCAAATATGGTGCGTAAAACGGTGGACATGCTCAAGGAATCTACCGTTCAAAAAGTCGTTCTGTCTCGTGTGGAAAGTTTTACAAAACGATCATCGGATCTTGAGATTTTAGAAGCTTTGCTCAATGAATATCCGGCAGCAAATTGTTACTTTTTTCACCATCCAAAAGTAGGAAAATGGATGGGCGCAACTCCTGAGATTTTAGCAGTAATAAAAGGTGAAAATTTACAAACCATGTCTCTTGCTGGAACTGCAGTATTCAATCCAAATCAAGATCATGTTTGGGGAGAAAAAGAGATCGAAGAACAAAAATTAGTAACCGACTTCATTGTAGAAAATCTAAAAGCAAAAGGTGTTTCACATATCAAAAAATCACTAGTTCAAACAGCACAAGCTGGTACCTTAGTACATTTAAAAACTGATATCAATGCGTTAATTGATCCATCTAGAAAAGAAGATTATATAGAGGCATTGCATCCTACACCTGCGGTTTGTGGTTTGCCTAGAGATGCTGCGCAAAAATTTATCAAGGATAATGAAGGTTATGACCGTTCTTTTTATACTGGATACTTGGGTATAGTAGAAGAACGTGAAGCGAGTTATTACGTAAACTTAAGGTGTATGCAGTTACTTGATGATGAAGCATACTTATATGTAGGTGGTGGTATTACTGCAAAGAGTGATCCTATTCTAGAATATGAAGAAACAGTTCAAAAACTGTTTACTATGAAAAGCTTGTTGTGA
- a CDS encoding YqaA family protein, giving the protein MQRGNKIILDQSTTKKKPWFQPDRAHKYYKLTGFYTFVIDSIKKSMPPVLIVVAILAALHFFVMDINEALELAVETLPDYGVLAFFYVSETVLGLIPPELFIAWAGETSTPIINLSLIALFSYLGGFTSYWIGRRALKIPSLHNYLEVKMAKQLVMARKWGGVLIAVGALLPLPFSMASLVAGMLSYPVKSWALVGLLRFVRFALYGAAIFALV; this is encoded by the coding sequence TTGCAAAGAGGAAATAAAATTATTTTGGATCAATCTACAACAAAGAAAAAACCCTGGTTTCAGCCAGATCGTGCTCATAAGTATTACAAGCTTACTGGGTTCTATACTTTTGTCATAGACAGTATTAAAAAGTCTATGCCTCCAGTACTTATCGTGGTTGCTATTCTTGCTGCACTTCACTTCTTTGTAATGGATATCAACGAAGCGCTGGAGCTTGCTGTAGAAACTTTACCAGATTATGGAGTTCTTGCTTTTTTCTATGTTTCTGAAACTGTTTTAGGATTAATACCGCCAGAATTATTTATAGCTTGGGCAGGAGAAACCTCCACTCCTATTATTAATTTATCCCTAATCGCCTTATTCTCCTATTTAGGAGGATTCACTTCTTACTGGATTGGAAGACGTGCCTTGAAAATTCCTAGCCTACATAATTACTTAGAAGTTAAAATGGCTAAACAACTGGTAATGGCGAGAAAATGGGGCGGCGTTTTAATAGCCGTAGGTGCTTTATTACCTCTACCCTTTTCTATGGCAAGTCTAGTCGCAGGTATGTTGAGTTACCCAGTTAAAAGTTGGGCTCTAGTAGGGTTGTTGCGTTTTGTGCGTTTTGCACTTTATGGTGCTGCTATATTTGCTTTAGTCTAA
- a CDS encoding non-canonical purine NTP diphosphatase translates to MEIIFATHNENKLKEVQVLMPSHVKLVSLKDLGFEEDIPETADTIAGNAIQKVEYLRNRFDLPIFADDTGLIVDSLDGEPGVYSARYAGEQKNSEDNMDLLLDKLTNNNDRKARFITAIALHLNHCQTLFEGICEGTILKERKGDKGFGYDPIFQPDGYTKSFAQMTLTEKGEISHRAKALSKLIDYLKDVN, encoded by the coding sequence ATGGAAATTATCTTTGCTACTCATAACGAAAACAAGCTTAAAGAAGTACAAGTTTTAATGCCTTCTCATGTAAAGCTTGTTAGTCTTAAAGACTTAGGTTTTGAAGAAGACATACCAGAAACAGCCGATACTATTGCTGGGAATGCTATACAGAAAGTAGAATACCTCAGAAATCGATTTGACTTACCCATTTTTGCAGACGATACTGGTCTTATCGTTGATTCTCTAGACGGCGAGCCTGGAGTATACAGCGCTAGATATGCTGGAGAGCAAAAGAACAGTGAGGATAACATGGACTTACTACTAGATAAGTTAACAAACAATAACGATAGGAAGGCACGTTTTATCACAGCCATTGCGTTACATTTGAACCATTGTCAAACCTTGTTTGAAGGCATTTGTGAAGGAACTATTCTTAAAGAACGTAAAGGAGATAAAGGCTTTGGATACGACCCTATCTTTCAGCCAGACGGTTACACAAAATCATTTGCACAAATGACCTTAACAGAAAAGGGTGAAATAAGTCACAGAGCAAAGGCTTTAAGCAAACTTATAGACTACCTGAAAGACGTTAATTAA
- a CDS encoding DUF2853 family protein, whose amino-acid sequence MSKFDERVEKYIAAYKDKVGGKLDEELLRKVTKGLGPSIYNKDAETVSAEKSEMERVVKNYLEKKLGLSGDNLMDSVEAVIEKYGKSERAKYRACIYYMLCVHHGKESVYN is encoded by the coding sequence ATGAGTAAATTTGACGAAAGAGTAGAAAAATACATCGCAGCTTACAAAGACAAAGTAGGAGGCAAACTTGATGAAGAGTTGCTTAGAAAAGTAACAAAAGGTTTAGGACCATCTATTTATAACAAAGATGCCGAAACTGTAAGTGCTGAGAAAAGCGAAATGGAACGCGTAGTTAAAAACTACTTAGAGAAAAAATTAGGTCTTTCAGGAGATAATTTAATGGATTCTGTAGAAGCAGTAATCGAAAAGTATGGTAAAAGTGAGCGTGCAAAATACCGTGCTTGTATCTATTACATGCTTTGTGTTCACCACGGTAAAGAGTCTGTTTACAACTAG
- a CDS encoding M28 family metallopeptidase codes for MNLKNVLLIALASTLIIGCKGMRGKDGKPGKPGADGTSSKAVLDYSKVNVMDYANTITLEELEEQLYYYASDEMEGRNTGSPGQKKAVNYLRDQYKKMGVPGGGQYGDYFQIVPGKAFGKPELSSENVLAYIEGREFPDEVLVISAHLDHVGMKDDKVYNGADDDGSGTIALLEIAEAFKQAVNDGYGPRRSILFLHVTGEEIGLKGSKYYADNPIYPMENTIANLNIDMIGRIDADHKDNPDYVYLIGSDMLSQELHDMSEAANKSSMNMNLDYKYNGKDDPNRFYYRSDHYNFAKNDVPVIFYFNGTHEDYHKPTDTPDKIEYELYQRRAKLIFATAWKVANADERPALK; via the coding sequence GTGAATTTAAAAAATGTATTATTAATTGCTCTAGCTTCTACCTTAATTATAGGATGCAAAGGCATGAGAGGAAAAGATGGCAAACCTGGTAAACCTGGCGCCGATGGAACAAGCTCAAAAGCAGTTCTAGATTATTCTAAGGTAAATGTAATGGATTATGCTAATACCATTACACTAGAAGAGCTAGAAGAACAACTCTATTATTATGCTAGCGATGAAATGGAAGGTCGTAATACTGGCTCTCCTGGACAGAAAAAAGCGGTGAATTATTTACGAGACCAATACAAAAAAATGGGAGTTCCTGGCGGCGGTCAGTATGGCGATTATTTTCAAATAGTTCCTGGTAAAGCTTTTGGGAAACCAGAATTATCTTCAGAAAACGTGCTAGCTTACATAGAAGGACGTGAATTTCCAGATGAAGTTCTTGTAATTTCTGCACATTTAGATCACGTAGGTATGAAAGACGATAAAGTCTATAATGGTGCCGATGATGACGGGAGTGGTACCATCGCTCTTCTAGAAATTGCTGAAGCTTTTAAACAAGCTGTTAATGATGGCTATGGACCGCGCAGGTCTATCTTATTCTTACACGTGACTGGAGAAGAAATAGGATTGAAAGGAAGCAAGTACTATGCAGATAATCCTATTTACCCTATGGAAAATACCATAGCAAATCTAAATATCGATATGATAGGAAGAATAGATGCTGACCATAAAGATAATCCTGATTATGTTTACTTGATAGGTAGTGATATGTTATCTCAAGAGCTACATGATATGTCTGAGGCGGCAAATAAAAGTTCTATGAACATGAATTTAGATTACAAATACAACGGTAAAGACGATCCTAATCGTTTTTACTACCGTAGCGATCACTATAATTTTGCGAAAAATGATGTTCCCGTAATTTTCTATTTTAATGGAACTCATGAAGATTACCATAAACCTACAGATACTCCAGATAAAATAGAATATGAACTCTACCAGCGCCGTGCTAAATTGATATTTGCTACCGCATGGAAAGTTGCAAATGCAGACGAACGTCCAGCGTTGAAATAA
- a CDS encoding hotdog fold thioesterase: MDKEEILQRCNAICKNTLMETLDIDYVDVGEDYLTARMPVTHKVHQPDGVLHGGASVALAESVGSAASYMFLDTKNFAIRGLEISANHTRSKKDGYVFATARFLHKGRTTQLWEIKITDEEQRLISICKLTTIALKK; the protein is encoded by the coding sequence ATGGACAAAGAAGAAATACTACAGCGCTGTAATGCGATTTGCAAGAATACGCTCATGGAAACTCTCGACATAGACTATGTCGATGTAGGAGAAGATTATTTGACAGCTAGAATGCCAGTCACTCACAAAGTACATCAACCAGATGGAGTGCTTCATGGAGGTGCTAGCGTTGCTCTAGCTGAGTCAGTAGGAAGTGCCGCAAGCTATATGTTTTTAGATACTAAAAACTTTGCAATACGTGGTCTTGAAATAAGTGCAAATCATACTCGATCGAAGAAGGATGGATACGTTTTTGCAACGGCTCGATTTTTACATAAAGGAAGAACAACTCAACTCTGGGAAATCAAAATTACTGATGAAGAGCAGCGCCTTATTTCCATTTGTAAACTGACCACTATTGCTCTAAAAAAATAA
- a CDS encoding alpha/beta hydrolase, protein MVKIVSYTHTNSYETLFELTDETQHIWVCFHGLGYLSTYFKKYFENFDSVKNYVIILQAPSKAYIGKGFKHVGACWLTKVDTHQEMQNNLNYINKVLISEKIEQDPRVTLFGYSQGVSIATRFLKQHHFPITSLIMHSGSIPEELTKEDGLHFKKYCSRFIHIAGTKDEYSNEEIVEREKEKIELLFGTDCEIYRPEIKHVVHVPLLEEIAQNL, encoded by the coding sequence ATGGTTAAAATAGTATCTTATACACACACAAACTCCTACGAGACACTTTTTGAACTGACAGATGAAACGCAACATATTTGGGTATGTTTTCATGGATTGGGTTACTTATCTACCTATTTTAAAAAATATTTTGAGAATTTTGATTCGGTTAAAAACTATGTCATCATTCTTCAAGCACCTTCTAAGGCTTATATAGGTAAGGGTTTTAAACACGTAGGTGCTTGCTGGCTTACAAAGGTGGACACGCATCAAGAAATGCAAAATAACCTCAACTACATCAATAAGGTTTTAATCTCAGAAAAAATCGAACAAGATCCACGTGTAACACTTTTTGGTTATTCTCAAGGTGTTTCTATCGCTACTAGATTTTTAAAACAACACCACTTCCCTATTACATCGCTTATTATGCACAGCGGTAGTATTCCTGAAGAACTTACCAAAGAAGACGGTTTGCATTTTAAGAAATACTGTTCTCGATTTATTCACATTGCTGGAACAAAAGACGAATATTCTAATGAAGAAATCGTCGAAAGAGAAAAAGAAAAAATAGAATTGCTATTTGGTACAGATTGTGAGATATACCGACCTGAAATAAAGCATGTCGTTCACGTTCCTTTACTTGAAGAAATTGCTCAAAACCTATAA
- a CDS encoding DEAD/DEAH box helicase, translating to MKNETEIKSLYDYQNRDLEAVFDRINNKPDDYNLLYQLPTGGGKTVIFSEIVRRYIRDKGKKVVILTHRIELCKQTSKMLNGFNVKNKVINSKVKELDDQKDFDCFVAMVETLNNRIQDDKLELDDIGLVIIDEAHYNSFRKLFKYFDHCFMLGVTATPLSSNFKLPMKDNYRELIVGNSITSLVEQGFLAQAVTHTYDVGLSGLTIGMNGDYTVKSSEKLYTAVTMQDKLLQSYNEVAKGKKTLIFNNGIRTSIEVEDTFRRAGIEIRHLDNTNTKEERKEILRWFRNKPDAVLTSVSILTTGFDEPSVECIILNRATKSLTLYYQMIGRGSRILDGKKEFQIIDLGNNVARFGLWNEPVDWQQVFRSPDFYVENIVSDEEIERNFVYQMPEATKAEFPNTKDFTFDIKGAYKRITKEGRKSKDVLDESIAQHVQWCVENSEDVFDARILAKLLKEDIKDRIRRYAYCIINNTNNYKDWLEEDYYRRLRMAIQQEFAGVETD from the coding sequence ATGAAAAATGAAACTGAAATAAAATCTTTATACGATTACCAAAACCGCGATCTGGAAGCGGTTTTTGACCGTATTAACAATAAACCAGACGATTACAATTTGCTCTATCAGTTGCCTACAGGTGGAGGAAAAACGGTTATCTTCTCTGAGATCGTACGCAGGTACATAAGAGATAAAGGTAAGAAAGTGGTTATTCTTACTCACCGTATCGAGTTGTGTAAGCAAACTTCAAAAATGCTCAATGGCTTTAATGTAAAAAATAAAGTCATTAATTCTAAGGTAAAGGAGCTTGACGATCAAAAGGACTTTGATTGTTTCGTTGCCATGGTAGAAACCTTGAACAATCGTATTCAAGATGATAAACTAGAACTAGACGACATAGGTCTAGTTATTATTGACGAAGCGCATTACAATAGTTTTAGAAAACTATTTAAGTATTTTGACCACTGCTTTATGCTAGGTGTAACCGCTACTCCTTTAAGTTCTAATTTCAAGTTGCCTATGAAGGACAATTATAGAGAGCTTATCGTGGGAAATAGTATTACCTCCTTAGTAGAACAAGGTTTCCTAGCTCAAGCGGTAACGCATACTTATGATGTAGGTTTGAGTGGTCTTACAATAGGTATGAATGGTGATTATACTGTAAAGAGTAGTGAGAAGTTGTATACCGCGGTGACAATGCAGGATAAGTTATTACAATCCTACAATGAAGTCGCAAAAGGTAAAAAGACGCTTATTTTTAATAATGGTATTAGAACTAGTATTGAAGTAGAAGATACCTTTAGAAGAGCTGGAATAGAAATACGTCACTTAGATAATACCAATACAAAGGAAGAACGTAAAGAAATTCTTAGATGGTTTAGAAACAAACCTGATGCTGTTCTTACCTCAGTAAGTATTTTGACTACAGGTTTTGATGAACCTAGTGTGGAATGTATTATTTTAAATCGTGCAACTAAGTCGCTTACTTTATATTACCAAATGATAGGTCGTGGTTCTCGTATCTTAGATGGCAAGAAAGAATTTCAAATTATTGATTTAGGAAACAACGTAGCACGTTTTGGTTTATGGAATGAGCCAGTAGACTGGCAACAAGTCTTTAGATCTCCAGACTTCTATGTGGAGAACATCGTTTCTGATGAAGAGATCGAGCGTAATTTTGTTTACCAGATGCCAGAAGCCACAAAAGCTGAATTTCCTAATACAAAGGACTTCACTTTTGATATTAAAGGAGCTTATAAACGCATTACCAAAGAAGGGCGCAAGTCTAAAGACGTTCTCGATGAGTCGATCGCACAGCACGTACAATGGTGTGTAGAGAATAGTGAGGATGTGTTTGATGCTCGTATCCTTGCAAAATTATTGAAGGAAGATATCAAAGATCGCATCAGGCGATATGCGTATTGTATAATCAACAATACTAACAACTATAAAGACTGGCTAGAAGAAGATTATTACAGACGTCTTAGAATGGCTATTCAACAAGAGTTTGCTGGTGTAGAAACAGATTAA
- the menD gene encoding 2-succinyl-5-enolpyruvyl-6-hydroxy-3-cyclohexene-1-carboxylic-acid synthase, giving the protein MYPEILHAQQVILLCKERGIKNIVISPGSRNAPLTIGFSENDFFNCYSVVDERCAAHVALGIAQQLQEPVAILCTSGSALLNYYPAIAEAFYSEIPLLVLSADRPSHKIDIGDGQTIRQQHVFANHILFDTQLEVINSVEDQEGIATNERLINKAINTSISQHGPVHINIPFEEPLYNKVDQPSLEVKVIDLLKDESSIIPESFIDQWKNAKRKLVILATLNPPVFQKEDLDILTSDPSVLVMSEVSSNVVHENIIWGIDTLIAPIEKHDDQIKDLQPDLVVTIGGMIVSKKIKQYLRRFETKVHFHVGKRKAYDTFFKLAGHIKVKPQLWIEQLPKEYVKSNYQKRWTDHFKDYLIKRERYFEKMPWSDFKVFELLFKELPNDIVLQLGNSSTIRYAQLFQMNPTHVVFSNRGTSGIDGCTSTAIGAAIASNKPVTLITGDLSFFYDSNALWNNYIPKNFKIIVINNSGGGIFRILPGHKDTMEFDTYFETQHHLTAKHLCKMHSFNYQSISEESAFAKAYQKLQSNNKQPQLLEIFTPRRTNDTVLLDYFKFLK; this is encoded by the coding sequence ATGTATCCAGAAATTCTTCATGCTCAGCAAGTCATTCTTTTATGTAAAGAAAGAGGTATAAAAAACATCGTTATCTCGCCTGGTTCTAGAAATGCTCCATTAACAATAGGTTTTTCAGAAAATGATTTTTTCAATTGTTATAGCGTTGTAGATGAACGTTGTGCAGCTCATGTAGCATTGGGTATTGCGCAGCAATTGCAAGAGCCAGTGGCAATTCTTTGCACCAGTGGTAGCGCTCTACTTAATTATTATCCAGCTATTGCAGAGGCTTTTTACTCTGAAATTCCCTTATTAGTTCTCAGTGCAGACCGTCCATCTCACAAAATTGATATAGGTGATGGTCAAACTATTAGGCAGCAACATGTATTTGCAAATCATATTTTATTTGATACACAGCTAGAAGTTATTAATTCTGTAGAAGATCAAGAAGGTATCGCGACTAATGAGCGATTGATCAATAAAGCAATCAACACTTCTATCTCACAACATGGTCCCGTACATATTAATATACCTTTTGAAGAGCCTTTATACAACAAGGTAGATCAACCATCTCTAGAAGTTAAGGTAATAGACCTTCTTAAAGATGAGTCTAGTATAATTCCAGAAAGTTTTATTGACCAATGGAAAAACGCCAAAAGGAAATTAGTCATTCTAGCAACATTGAATCCGCCGGTGTTTCAAAAGGAAGATCTAGATATTTTAACTAGTGATCCTAGTGTTTTAGTAATGAGCGAGGTGAGTAGTAACGTCGTCCATGAAAATATCATTTGGGGAATAGATACCTTAATTGCACCTATAGAAAAGCACGACGATCAGATTAAGGACTTGCAACCAGATCTGGTAGTTACCATAGGCGGAATGATCGTCTCCAAAAAAATCAAACAATACTTAAGACGTTTTGAAACTAAAGTACATTTTCACGTAGGTAAAAGAAAGGCTTATGATACGTTCTTTAAACTTGCTGGTCATATTAAGGTAAAGCCTCAACTCTGGATTGAGCAATTACCTAAAGAATATGTGAAAAGCAATTATCAAAAACGCTGGACAGACCATTTTAAAGATTACCTGATTAAAAGAGAGCGCTATTTTGAAAAAATGCCTTGGTCTGATTTCAAAGTCTTTGAATTACTATTTAAAGAACTTCCTAATGATATTGTTTTACAGTTAGGTAATAGTAGTACGATACGTTATGCGCAATTATTTCAAATGAATCCTACGCATGTGGTATTCTCTAACCGTGGTACAAGTGGTATCGATGGATGTACTAGTACAGCAATAGGCGCTGCTATTGCTAGTAATAAACCAGTTACTTTAATTACTGGAGATTTGAGTTTTTTCTACGATTCTAACGCTTTGTGGAACAATTATATTCCTAAAAACTTCAAGATTATTGTAATCAATAATTCTGGAGGTGGAATTTTTAGAATTTTACCTGGTCATAAGGATACTATGGAGTTTGACACCTATTTTGAGACTCAACATCATCTTACTGCAAAGCACCTTTGCAAGATGCATAGTTTTAATTATCAAAGTATAAGTGAAGAGTCCGCTTTCGCGAAAGCGTACCAAAAATTACAATCTAACAACAAGCAACCTCAATTGTTAGAAATATTTACACCTAGACGGACTAATGATACCGTTCTTCTAGATTACTTTAAATTTTTAAAATAG
- a CDS encoding carboxypeptidase-like regulatory domain-containing protein, protein MKLHSYILFFCFGLFISFSNAQGEKETTKKTETTPTKVKGKVLNAKDNTILENVNILNLNQIKGTTTNKEGVFQITAKVNDTLYFSYLGFETINVRVTEDWLKFGDVTISMTEQGIALDEVTVTETSLTGFLEIDAKRAPIYATRRYKISGLPKGYEAGDSEPGAITNILESVFNPADFLYNTFGKKGKSMRKLRQVKEQDEIRTLLQSKYDRETLMNLLQLDKLDIDAILRNCQYSKTFIETANDLQILDAISECYEEYKILKSSKEKNKK, encoded by the coding sequence ATGAAACTACACTCTTACATTCTATTTTTTTGTTTTGGCTTATTTATCTCATTTAGTAACGCTCAAGGCGAAAAGGAAACAACCAAAAAGACCGAGACCACTCCTACTAAGGTGAAAGGAAAAGTTCTGAACGCAAAGGATAATACCATTCTTGAAAATGTTAACATATTGAACCTTAACCAGATTAAAGGTACCACAACCAATAAAGAAGGTGTTTTTCAAATTACTGCTAAAGTTAACGATACCCTATATTTCTCGTACTTAGGTTTTGAAACGATAAATGTACGAGTAACAGAAGACTGGTTAAAATTTGGTGATGTTACCATATCTATGACCGAGCAAGGTATTGCACTAGATGAGGTTACCGTAACCGAAACCTCGTTGACTGGCTTCTTAGAGATAGATGCAAAACGTGCCCCTATTTATGCTACAAGAAGGTATAAAATTAGTGGTTTGCCTAAAGGTTATGAAGCAGGAGATAGTGAGCCTGGAGCGATTACTAATATTTTAGAAAGTGTTTTTAACCCTGCAGACTTCTTGTACAATACTTTTGGTAAGAAGGGAAAATCCATGCGTAAACTACGACAAGTAAAAGAGCAGGACGAGATCAGAACCTTATTGCAAAGTAAATACGACAGAGAAACCTTAATGAATCTGTTGCAATTAGATAAATTAGATATTGATGCTATTTTAAGAAATTGTCAGTATTCTAAAACTTTCATAGAAACGGCAAATGACCTTCAAATTTTAGACGCCATAAGTGAATGCTATGAAGAGTATAAAATCTTGAAAAGCTCTAAAGAAAAGAATAAAAAATAA